From the Kitasatospora atroaurantiaca genome, the window TGGCGAAGGCCTGCAGCCAGCCGGGCATGGTGCTCACCGGGACGAACGCCGAGGAGGCGAACACCAGCGGCGCGAGTACGGGGAAGGCTGCGGCCTGTGCGGTCTCCGGGTCGCCGACCGCCATGCCCACCACCGCGAAGATCCACGACATCGCGAAGCCGAACGCCAGCACCAACAGGACGCCGCCGAGGAAGGCGGGAACACCCGCGTGAATCCGGAATCCGAGGGCGAAGCCGACGGCGGTCATCAGTGCCACCACGAACACGTTCCGTGCCAGGTCGGCCGTCGTCCGGCCGGACAGCACGGCGGACCTCGCCATCGGCAGGGAGCGGAACCGCTCCATCAGACCGGTCTGCATGTCGGTCGCCAGACCGATGGCCGTGTTCATCGAGCCGAAGACGGCGGTCTGCACGAAGATGCCCGGAATCAGGAAGTCGACGTAGTCGACCCCGGGTGGCAGCGCGGGGCCGACCACCCCGCCGAAGACGTAGCGGAACATCAGCACGAAGACCAACGGCTGGATGGTGGAGAAGATGAGCAGGCGCGGCACCCGGCGCAGCGCGATCAGGTTGCGCCAGGCCACCGCGAGGCCGTCCCGGACCGGTGCGGCGATCCGTGCGCCGAGCTGCCCGGCGTCGATCACGGTCATGGTGTGCCTCCGGGGAGGGCGGGGTCGTCGGCGAGCCGGGTCGCTGGTCCGGTCCGCGTACGGTGCCCGGTCAGGGCCAGGAAGACGTCGTCGAGGCTCGACTCGCGGACGGTGACCGTGCGCGGGACGAGTTGGCTCCGGTCCAGTGAGTGCAGGACCTCGAGCAGCAGCCGTGACCCGTCCCGGGAGGCCAGCCTGAGCAGCGCGCCCTCCCGTTCGGGCGGCTCACCGAGGCGCCCGGCGATGACGTTGGCCGCCCGCACCGCTCGGGCCTCATCACCCATCCCCAGCTCGATCACGGTGTTCCCGAGCCGCGATTTGAGGACGGCCGGCGTGTCGTCGGCGATGATCCGGCCCTCGTTCACGACCACGACCCGGGTGGCGAGCCGGTCCGCCTCTTCCAGGTACTGGGTGGTGAGCAGGACTGTCGTGCCGTCGCGCACCAGCTCGCGGATCAGCTCCCACAGGGCCGTGCGGCTCTGCGGGTCCAGGCCCGTGGTCGGCTCGTCGAGGAAGAGCACCGGCGGCTCCGGTACGAGGGCCGCGGCGACGTCGAGTCGTCGGCGCATGCCGCCCGAGTAGGTCCGCACGGGTCGGTCGCCCGCGGTGGCGAGGTCGAAGCGGTCCAGGAGCTCGGCTGCGCGGGGGCGGAGCCGGGCGGCGGGCAGCTGGGTGAGGCGCCCGATCAGCCGCAGGTTCTCCCGGCCGGTGAGGTTCGGGTCCACGGCCGCGTACTGGCCGGCCAGGCCGATCTGCCGACGGACCGTGGCCGCCTCCCGGACCACGTCGTGCCCGAGGACGGCGGCGTGACCGCCGCTCGGGCGCAGGATGGTGGTCAGAATGCGGATCGCCGTGGTCTTCCCCGCACCGTTGGGCCCGAGGAGACCGAAGACGCTCCCGGGCGGGACCTCGAAGTCCACGGCGTCCAGGGCGGTCACCGACCCGAACCGCTTGCTGAGACCGACGACGCTGATGGCTGCCTGTCCCATGGGCCATGTCCCCACTCGAGCTGTCGGTTGCCGCCGGGCCGGCCGGGCCGGACCTCCTTCCATTGTGAGCTTCCACCACCCGCACGGCACCGGTCCGGCGCCCGGCCGCAGACCGGGCGGGCCGCCGTTGAAGTCGGACCGGATGTCCGCTCGACTTCCAGCCCGCGTGCCACAGGAGTTCGCCCGTTGGCCGCTGTCGATGGGCGAGCCGGTGTTGGCCCCACCGGAGGAGCTGCGGTGGGACGCGCGGCTTGAGGGCACGGCTGTCCGGGCGCTCGCCCGAAGGTACGGGATCCATCGCCGGACGGTGCGGGAGGCGCTGCAGCGCCCTGACGGGTCGGGGGCGCTTCTTCGTCATGGCCCATGGGGACAGAACGAGGACGCGTTCGCGGCCCCTCAGTCGATACAGAACTCGTTGCCCTCGATGTCCTGCATCGGGATGCACGAATCATTGCCGTCATACAGCGTTCGCACGTGTACCGCACCGAGCGGGACCAGTCGTGCGCATTCGGCCTCAAGTACGGCGAGGCGCTCTTTACCTACGAGTCCGGTGCCGACCCGCACGTC encodes:
- a CDS encoding ABC transporter permease; the protein is MTVIDAGQLGARIAAPVRDGLAVAWRNLIALRRVPRLLIFSTIQPLVFVLMFRYVFGGVVGPALPPGVDYVDFLIPGIFVQTAVFGSMNTAIGLATDMQTGLMERFRSLPMARSAVLSGRTTADLARNVFVVALMTAVGFALGFRIHAGVPAFLGGVLLVLAFGFAMSWIFAVVGMAVGDPETAQAAAFPVLAPLVFASSAFVPVSTMPGWLQAFANHQPVSKTAEAVRVLVLGGPATSAVWQALAWDAGIVAVFAPLGVWFYRRAV
- a CDS encoding ATP-binding cassette domain-containing protein; protein product: MGQAAISVVGLSKRFGSVTALDAVDFEVPPGSVFGLLGPNGAGKTTAIRILTTILRPSGGHAAVLGHDVVREAATVRRQIGLAGQYAAVDPNLTGRENLRLIGRLTQLPAARLRPRAAELLDRFDLATAGDRPVRTYSGGMRRRLDVAAALVPEPPVLFLDEPTTGLDPQSRTALWELIRELVRDGTTVLLTTQYLEEADRLATRVVVVNEGRIIADDTPAVLKSRLGNTVIELGMGDEARAVRAANVIAGRLGEPPEREGALLRLASRDGSRLLLEVLHSLDRSQLVPRTVTVRESSLDDVFLALTGHRTRTGPATRLADDPALPGGTP